The genomic window GCACAAGAAAAACCTGTCAGTTTACTaagaacaagataaaaaaaaaagcttcaactTTTCcatcagatttatttttcttacttaCATATTACATACAACAAAACTGTATTACAAACATCCTATGAATAACTTTCAGTTACACTGGTTATAAATGTTCTTGCATGAATGAGAAATTTAcagaaacattgaacaaaatgcACGACGGAGAGCACAAGCGGCACCCGTGTCTCCTTTTTCTCATAGCTctaaatatttaacaaaaaaagacattttttcagCCAGCTGAATGGTGCTATAAACATTCTTGACGGTTTGGGATAGAGGCACGCACCGACAGGCTGCTGGACCAGACAGACCAGCATCTGACAAAAGTATTGCAGCGATACCATCTAGTGGTGTAAATGCATACCCTGAGAGTACAGACGTTTCCACCTGAACCGAGTATATAAGCAACGGGGAAGACACCAGTCGCAACTCTCGGGGTGGGTTTCACAGTCAGGGTTTTACGCTGATAAATCTACTAATCTTCTAATTCTGGACCACCTCAAGATCCTCCTCCAACTcttcattcttcttctctcgTCTTTGAAACGTTCTTATAAACCTGCTTGCAGACTTGTCCTTCACAGAACAGCTCCTAAGGAGAAAAGGTCAGAAAAGttttaataattacattttatttaaatataacagATTAAAATGAGTTCAATAATACATAGTTTTTAAATTCTGTGTATTATGTAGAATGTCCAAATTCACAGTCTTACCAGATGAAGCTTGTCATCTTCAATCCAGTGAGTCCATCCcctgttcttcttctctccagTCTGTTCACATATTAGTTTGTTCCCCTCCCATCTCACGAGTGACTGCACAGGTAACAGAGAAGCAAAAGCGTGAATCGCGACTCGTTTTTCAACATGCATAATATTCAAAGTGCATCAATTATCTATGAAACAAACCCTTCCAATTATGATATTTATGATACACTTTAGCCATTCCCATTCACCTTCAGGTGTCTGTTGTCTAGTCCCTTTGTAAACTCGTTAAATTCCTGGCCCACTTTGAAGGTGACCGTGTAGTTTCGGAAAGTGCTCGTGGTTTTGACGACGAACTGGTCCTCCTGCCGCTCAATTGTTTTCTTTAAGGTAAGTTTTGCAGCAATTTTTCGTAAGGAAGCGCTTATGCCtggaaaagtggaaaaagaaGTTGATTGATAAATAGCCCCGCTGCCGTGTTTTTCTACaaaagtgcattttgaatgaTGTGAATGCACATACTCTGGAGGGAAACAACACGCGGACTTACCCAGCGCAATCATGTAGTCGTCAAAGTTGACATTGCTGATCATCTCCCATTTGCCACTCAGGCTGGCAGGCATGCTGACGGACTtgacttttccttcttttgggaAGCGTGTAAGTGCAAGGTGATCCTGAGCCGGTCAGGTGCAGACTGCTGAGAGGAGGCTGAGGCAAATGCTGTTTATATGAGATCAGGAGACTCAGAGGCAGGTGTGTCCTTTCACCTGAGGATGAGAGAGGTGAACTGATTTGTTCCAGAGTAAAGAAGAGGCCAGACGTGTCAGACTGGTGCAACAGTTCAGTTTAAACATGGCTGTGAAAATTTGCCCCAGGCATCACGCCTTTATGGCATTCAAATCCTAATGGTGCATGTTATCCAGAAGCAGTGTTTGGATTTGAATGATGGACTGAAAGGCTTTTatccttttcttttaataaaacaaaaatatactcAGAATTAATCACTTGTACAATGATGGCAAAGCAGTCACTCTATTTCTGTTATATAACTGCAGTAAATACAGCCATGTGAAAAGAGATTTTACATGACTAAGTACACAAGCGAAATCCACCCTAATTGCTTCGATAGGAATTAAGAAGGTAAGCAGCAGCAAGGAGCAGCTGGAATCGTTGGAATCATCACCGGGACAAAGCTTCTTCTCTCTAAATAGAAAAAGGCAGCACAGCCATAGAAGAGTGGACCAAAGTTCCTCCACAACCATGTCACTTTCTGTTTGACTGAAAAATCAAACAGAAAGTTGTAACTTCCAAGTTACTGTttctaaaggtggttctacaagctaatatatatatataggtaataataataacaataataataataataggtaATAATCATGGAATAAGGGCTGCACAGTCCTGTTGAAATCTTGATTTTTCACGACTGTAAATGTTATATTGACCGATTTGCACACTATACTTTTTACTGCACAGTTAGAGAAATCTTAAATTGTGATTATATGTATTTATCTCGTAGTGTAGTAGCTGGTAGGCATACATTATCTGGcactttatctttttttgtaaTCTTTTTGTACTATGTGTGAATTTGCTGTGGCACTGGACTCTCTCTGAGTTTCAACAATCTACATATTcccagttaaaagaaaaaaaaaatcatgctcaTCTCATTTAaggttttatatttatataatagtTTTATAGGGAGAGGGATTTCAATATTCCAGTCTAGACATAAACAGAATCAAACAGCTTCTGTTTCTTACAAACAGGGCTTACGTAAAAATGGCACACCTTTATGTGCAATGAGGAACATAGTGACACTCTTGCATTATCTGGCATGCAGTGTGAAAAGGATTGATGTAAGTCaagtgtggaaaaaataaataaatgaaacacagGGCACTTATCCAAATACTCGcgtgttgttgttgcttcttCTGACGGGGTGTCTTGTGACATGGGAAAACCACGTCAGGGTTTTTTCCCTGCCAACGCTCGAAATGTGCGTAAAGACAATGCAGACGTATTAACTgcttaaataaaacacagaggagTTTGGGATGCTAGCTAAAACATACTCAGAGTAAATTGGTAgaaataataatgtttttcaaaacgaatcataataaaattattattattattaaaatactactactaataatgatCAATTCTGATACTAATGATGATGTTCTGTGTTATATTCTAGTTTAAACCCCATTACTATAATCACATCTCTTCATTTGGCTGAAGTTTCGTTATTTCACCGGAAATCTAAAAGTAAGGATAATCCTGCGAGATAAGCATTTTCATCATGAAAGCAAAGCTAGGACTTTTTAAGGATTCTTATCTGTGCGATAAAAGCAACAATGAACGGCTCACAAGGTGGTAAACAAAGTGCTGTTTATTTCTAGAATATCACATATCATGTCTTTATCATCAGATCTGAAGAAGTGGGTATTTAAAGCATGGAAAAATACAGCTCTAGGTACAAAAACACGTTGACTAACAGGAGTGCGCTGAAGCCAGACATGGAAAGGATAATTGTGGTAAAACAAGTGTGATTCAATTAATTCTCTATGCACCATATTTCATCTAATAAAAACATCGTCGGCTCACCATTTCACAGTTGAATGTAAATCCTTTGATTGACTGGAAACACATTTATGTGACCGCTCATCTATATGATCTGCTGCTCAGTTATTTTGTGATCTTGTGTATTTTTCCACACACGCAAACAAAAAGTTCTGGCAAAGTGAAACTGTTACTAAATCACTTCACTCAACAACCTGAAACACACCCATTCTTAGAAAAGACCCCTGTTCAGTGCAGGCACTGTCGGAAGCTTGAATTATgtgaatttgtgttttgttttaaattcacaGTCAAATTTCCTCAACTTGAGGAAGCGCCCGTGTACCTCTGGAGGGGCGCTAGAACCACATCTGCGTTTTTCTGCTCGCTCTCAGAGCTGTACAGGCCGTGCTCTTTGATGTAGTGAATGACGCTGTCTGCCAGAAGGTATCTGACGCTCTGGCCGCGCCGCAGCGACCGCCGCACATGAGTGGCTGAGATGTCGTTAGTCACCCATTCGCGGACGATATGGATGTTCTTGCGATACTTCCACAGCAAGTCTGACTGGTGGATGAACTTGTGTGGATCGCTGTTGCTGCGGGTGATGCAAACCAAACCGTGGCGGCCCACGATCTCTGCGATATCCTCCTGCTTCCACATGTTGGGAATCCCAAAAGACTCGAGGACGTCAGCCCCGCACAGCAACATCAGCTGAAGCTCATCTGAGCACAGAGAAACAAGTTTGTCAGCACAACACAAGAGTCAACTAATCCACACTGTGcatatgcttcaggtcaaaaaTTTTAGAACCCCCCAATTCTTCCAGTTTTTTATTGAAATTTAAGCAGTTTAATGTCTCGTTGAGATTAAAGCATAGAACAACCATGGAATCCATTTATAAATCAAAATGTAATCTAAACTTTTCATCAAAGTAGTCACCTTTGGCAGAGAGAACAGCTAAAAACACTCATGGCATTATCTCTACAATGCCATCTATCCATCCGTCCAGCCGCATGAAAGTGAAACTCTCGGTTTACCAGTCAATCGACGTCCCTGTCCTCTACTATGGTCGCGAgctctgggtagtgactgaaagaatgagatcgcgTATACAAGCGGCGAAAATGAGCTCAGCCACCTGAGAATGGCTCAGAGTAGAGTcactactcctccacatcaaaagaagtcagttgaggtggttcaagcatctggcaaggatgccTACTGGCCAACTCCAGAATGAGGCCcaggggcagacccaggacctGCTGGAGACACAGAGGCCTAGAAATGCCTCTGTGTTCCTCGGGATAAGCTGGAGGTGGCGGCtggagagagggaggtctgggcatcCTTGCTTAGGCTACTGTGCCCACGACCGTGCCATGGATAaggagaagaaaatggatggatggaagtttttcccagctgtgttgcagaAGTTCCCATAAATGCATGGCACTTTTAGGATGGAGAGTGTGCTGGCCATTccattcttgtttctttttcttactgTAGTTCCGGCACAGCTTGGActtatgttttgggtttttatcTTGGTGTAGGATGAACCCCTGACCAACTAGGTGCATACCAGAGGGTACTGCATGGCAATGCAGAACCATTTTGGTTCAAGGTGCCTCTAAATCTGTACATGTCACCAACATCCCGAGACCATCACGCTTCCTCCTCATATTTAAAAGTTGATGTCACACTCaacatgttttttcttgttcaaAAGTAGGTTGGTAGGACCAACCGTCAAAGCTCGATCAACCTCCTTTGCTGCGGAACAGGTTTAAGTTCTTAATCCATTTCCTGTTCTCTAAAAAAGGCCGTTGTATATTTctgaaatatgtatttttttagttttaggtAACATTACACTATTTTAAGCTATTCGTTGGACTTGAGCTGCTTGAATTTCAATTTAAAGAATGGAAGAATTGGGGTCTTCTTAAAGTTTGGACCATTAGTGTATTCACTATCTGTCAT from Astatotilapia calliptera chromosome 20, fAstCal1.2, whole genome shotgun sequence includes these protein-coding regions:
- the rbp7a gene encoding retinoid-binding protein 7a gives rise to the protein MPASLSGKWEMISNVNFDDYMIALGISASLRKIAAKLTLKKTIERQEDQFVVKTTSTFRNYTVTFKVGQEFNEFTKGLDNRHLKSLVRWEGNKLICEQTGEKKNRGWTHWIEDDKLHLELFCEGQVCKQVYKNVSKTREEE